From Eleftheria terrae, the proteins below share one genomic window:
- the kefC gene encoding glutathione-regulated potassium-efflux system protein KefC gives MEHTSWLSNSLIYLAAAVIAVPLARALGLSAIIGYLAAGIAIGPWGLKLVTDAQQILHFAEFGVVLMLFLIGLELEPRRLWAMRRPIFGWGSAQMLGCTGLLLGAALLAGVPWKLALAASLGLAMSSTAIALGALDERNLMSTRSGQSVLSIALLQDIAAIPILALVPLLGSGALSHADAPAGWGALKAAGMVAAIVLGGRLLLRPALRWIANSRTPEVFTAAALLLVVAIAALMQLVQLSMALGAFLAGVLLAENEYRRQLETDLEPFKGLLLGLFFIAVGTSIDFGVVMQQPVLVALLLVGFLGAKLLVMWGIARAIPLPQGERPVFILLLAQGGEFGFVVFQTASQAQLMDAATASLLLAAVALSMLVTPLLLVAVDRWLLPRLAAGKAPPMSEINEPQEAPVIIAGFGRYGQIIGRMMYANGIPATVLEHDAEQVETVRRFGWRVFYGDATRLDLLRMAGAAKARVLVLAIDDIDQSLKVADLAREHFPHLTVVARARNVTHWHELRERQVQLIERETLDSALMSGRSVLEAMGWLPHQARQLAMRFRRHTVQQLEEQRPHYRDQAKLVALAKLGRQQLEELFAQERQDREQRQREGWGQ, from the coding sequence ATGGAACACACCTCCTGGCTGAGCAACTCGCTGATCTACCTGGCTGCGGCCGTCATCGCCGTGCCGCTGGCGCGTGCGCTGGGGCTGAGCGCCATCATCGGCTACCTGGCTGCTGGCATCGCCATCGGTCCCTGGGGCCTGAAGCTGGTCACCGACGCGCAGCAGATCCTGCACTTCGCCGAGTTCGGCGTGGTGCTGATGCTGTTCCTCATCGGCCTGGAGCTGGAGCCGCGCCGGCTGTGGGCCATGCGCCGGCCGATCTTCGGCTGGGGCAGCGCGCAGATGCTCGGCTGCACCGGCCTCCTCCTCGGCGCCGCGCTGCTGGCCGGCGTGCCGTGGAAGCTCGCGCTGGCCGCCTCGCTCGGGCTGGCGATGTCGTCCACCGCCATCGCGCTGGGCGCGCTGGACGAGCGCAACCTGATGTCGACCCGCTCCGGGCAGTCGGTGCTGTCCATCGCGCTGCTGCAGGACATTGCCGCCATTCCCATCCTGGCCCTGGTGCCGCTGCTGGGCAGCGGCGCGCTCTCGCATGCGGACGCGCCGGCCGGCTGGGGCGCGCTGAAGGCGGCCGGCATGGTGGCCGCCATCGTGCTGGGCGGGCGGCTGCTGTTGCGTCCGGCGTTGCGCTGGATCGCCAACAGCCGCACGCCGGAGGTCTTCACCGCCGCGGCGCTGCTGCTGGTGGTGGCGATTGCGGCGCTGATGCAGCTGGTGCAGCTGTCGATGGCGCTGGGCGCCTTCCTGGCCGGCGTGCTGCTCGCCGAAAACGAGTACCGCCGCCAGCTCGAGACCGATCTGGAGCCGTTCAAGGGCCTGCTGCTCGGGCTGTTCTTCATTGCGGTGGGCACCTCCATCGACTTCGGCGTGGTGATGCAGCAGCCGGTGCTGGTGGCGCTGCTGCTGGTGGGCTTCCTGGGGGCCAAGCTGCTGGTGATGTGGGGCATCGCACGCGCCATTCCGCTGCCACAGGGCGAGCGGCCGGTGTTCATCCTGCTGCTGGCGCAGGGTGGCGAATTCGGCTTCGTGGTGTTCCAGACGGCCAGCCAGGCGCAGCTGATGGATGCAGCGACCGCCTCGCTGCTGCTGGCGGCGGTGGCGCTGTCGATGCTGGTCACCCCGCTGCTGCTGGTCGCGGTGGACCGCTGGCTGCTGCCCCGGCTGGCCGCCGGCAAGGCGCCGCCGATGTCGGAGATCAACGAGCCGCAGGAAGCGCCGGTGATCATCGCCGGCTTCGGCCGCTACGGCCAGATCATTGGCCGCATGATGTACGCCAACGGCATCCCGGCCACCGTGCTGGAGCATGATGCCGAACAGGTGGAGACGGTGCGCCGCTTCGGCTGGCGAGTGTTCTACGGCGACGCCACCCGGCTCGACCTGCTGCGCATGGCGGGCGCCGCAAAAGCGCGGGTGCTGGTGCTGGCGATCGACGACATCGACCAGAGCCTGAAGGTGGCCGACCTGGCCCGCGAGCACTTCCCCCACCTCACCGTGGTGGCCCGCGCCCGCAACGTCACCCACTGGCACGAATTGCGCGAGCGCCAGGTGCAGCTGATCGAGCGCGAGACGCTCGACTCGGCCCTGATGAGCGGGCGCAGCGTGCTGGAAGCCATGGGCTGGCTGCCGCACCAGGCGCGCCAGCTGGCGATGCGCTTCCGGCGCCACACCGTGCAGCAGCTGGAGGAGCAGCGCCCGCACTACCGCGACCAGGCCAAGCTGGTCGCGCTGGCCAAGCTGGGCCGCCAGCAGCTGGAGGAGCTGTTCGCCCAGGAGCGGCAAGACCGTGAGCAGCGCCAGCGCGAAGGCTGGGGGCAGTAG
- a CDS encoding sulfite exporter TauE/SafE family protein, which produces MMDWSAALITDPAFYAAAVPAVLLMGLSKSGFGAGFGSLAVPIMALAVPVPQAAAVMLPLLAVMDALGVLAYRKAWDRALIRRLLPAGLLGTVIGTLLFGVLPSQAVAGIVGALTLLFLAQRLLFPPRADAPPPPDWLGRLLSVASGFTSFVAHAGGPPVSAYVLPLKLPPVTFSATMAVYFAVVNASKWPAYAWLGLIDLRNMATALVLLPVAPVGVWAGVRLVRHVRPEWFYRWIYLGMFLTGAKLLWDSLR; this is translated from the coding sequence ATGATGGACTGGAGCGCCGCCCTCATCACCGACCCAGCCTTCTACGCCGCCGCGGTGCCGGCGGTGCTGCTGATGGGCCTGTCCAAGAGCGGTTTCGGTGCCGGCTTCGGCTCGCTGGCGGTGCCCATCATGGCCCTGGCCGTGCCGGTGCCCCAGGCGGCGGCCGTGATGCTGCCGCTGCTGGCGGTGATGGATGCGCTCGGCGTGCTGGCCTACCGCAAGGCCTGGGACCGCGCGCTGATCCGCCGCCTGCTGCCCGCCGGCCTGCTCGGCACGGTGATCGGCACGCTGCTGTTCGGCGTGCTGCCGTCGCAGGCGGTGGCGGGCATCGTCGGCGCACTGACCTTGCTGTTCCTGGCCCAACGGCTGCTCTTTCCGCCGCGCGCCGACGCACCGCCGCCGCCCGACTGGCTGGGCCGGCTGCTGAGCGTGGCCTCCGGCTTCACGAGCTTCGTGGCGCATGCCGGCGGGCCGCCGGTGAGCGCCTACGTGCTGCCGCTGAAGCTGCCGCCGGTGACCTTCTCGGCCACCATGGCCGTCTACTTCGCGGTCGTCAACGCCTCGAAGTGGCCGGCCTATGCCTGGCTGGGCCTGATCGACCTGCGCAACATGGCCACCGCGCTGGTGCTGCTGCCGGTCGCGCCGGTGGGTGTGTGGGCCGGCGTGCGCCTGGTGCGGCATGTGCGGCCCGAATGGTTCTACCGCTGGATCTACCTCGGCATGTTCCTCACCGGCGCGAAGCTGCTCTGGGACAGCCTGCGCTGA